A window of Pseudocalidococcus azoricus BACA0444 contains these coding sequences:
- a CDS encoding phytoene/squalene synthase family protein: MVQMALESPVNVRAAERFCQEILPEVSRTFALSIRFLPGTLGRAVLIAYLICRIADTVEDDPVASIATKTLLLDDLLECFDSPHLADNYGRIAQNLEGEAAHIRLVANTGLVFTLFRTLPVTSQQHVQRWVSEMVHGMKKFVNLYPTGIRIKTLDEYKEYCYYVAGTVGYLLTDLWHEHSFSIGQDEYQILLKRCGAFGEALQTVNILKDIAWDAEHENSIYIPEQSLAAQGSGHQLLLSPELKPNNHAAIKELVALAWHDLDEAQEYLLSVPKAAVPIRLFCVLPLLFAYATLRDITQSTAMLESGGTVKISRAEVKSLMLMGPISVLSNHSLRWLIAQVRQKPFILGSAT, from the coding sequence ATGGTTCAGATGGCATTGGAATCTCCAGTTAATGTGCGGGCAGCCGAGCGGTTCTGTCAGGAGATTTTGCCGGAAGTCTCTCGTACCTTTGCCTTGAGTATTCGCTTCTTACCAGGAACCTTGGGGCGGGCGGTTTTAATTGCCTATTTAATTTGTCGGATTGCCGATACGGTCGAAGATGATCCCGTTGCCAGCATTGCCACAAAAACCCTCCTCTTAGATGACTTACTGGAGTGCTTTGATAGTCCTCATTTAGCGGACAACTACGGCCGAATTGCCCAAAACTTAGAAGGGGAAGCGGCCCACATTCGGTTAGTTGCCAACACCGGCCTGGTGTTTACCCTGTTTCGCACCTTGCCTGTAACCTCCCAACAGCACGTCCAACGCTGGGTGAGTGAGATGGTCCATGGGATGAAGAAGTTTGTCAATCTCTATCCCACGGGGATTCGGATTAAAACCCTGGATGAATATAAAGAATATTGCTATTACGTGGCCGGAACCGTGGGCTACCTCCTCACCGATTTGTGGCATGAACATTCTTTTTCCATTGGGCAAGATGAATATCAAATTCTCTTAAAACGCTGTGGGGCCTTTGGGGAAGCCCTCCAGACCGTGAATATTCTTAAAGATATTGCCTGGGACGCGGAACATGAAAACTCGATCTATATCCCTGAACAGTCCCTTGCGGCCCAAGGTAGTGGTCATCAATTGCTCCTCAGCCCTGAGCTAAAACCAAATAATCATGCTGCCATTAAAGAATTAGTTGCCCTGGCCTGGCATGACTTAGATGAAGCCCAGGAATACCTCCTCTCAGTCCCCAAAGCCGCCGTCCCAATTCGGTTGTTTTGTGTCCTGCCCCTGTTATTTGCCTATGCCACCCTGCGAGATATTACCCAATCTACGGCGATGCTGGAGTCGGGCGGTACGGTAAAAATTAGTCGGGCGGAAGTGAAGTCCCTGATGTTGATGGGGCCAATCTCTGTCTTGAGTAATCACAGTTTGCGCTGGCTGATTGCCCAAGTTCGTCAGAAGCCGTTTATTTTGGGATCTGCAACTTAG
- a CDS encoding phosphorylase family protein yields MTNLDSASFSSGNLPPQQFAILVPQGQEHQAIVKGLKQVPRNLIQLIPIPLGVLAVQAFLEQWQPSPEIHGILVIGLAGALSHTLSLGQVVVYESCIGDRGRVTCDPAWRQYLSQYLEAPLVKAFTSPELVATAQAKAALHQKTGADVVDMEGGPILDYGASLNLPVAMVRVISDTATQDLPNLSQAIGGDGSLNPLLLTWAFLQKPIAAGHLITGSLRGLGKLEKVGQALARERSGFLVRPTV; encoded by the coding sequence GTGACAAATTTAGACTCGGCCAGTTTTTCAAGCGGCAACCTACCCCCCCAACAGTTTGCGATTCTTGTTCCCCAGGGGCAAGAACACCAGGCCATTGTCAAGGGTCTGAAGCAAGTGCCAAGGAACTTGATCCAGCTTATCCCGATTCCTTTGGGTGTATTGGCGGTGCAAGCATTCCTAGAGCAATGGCAACCCAGCCCGGAAATTCACGGCATTTTGGTGATCGGCTTGGCCGGGGCATTATCGCACACCTTAAGCCTGGGGCAAGTGGTGGTCTATGAATCTTGTATTGGTGATAGGGGGAGAGTGACTTGTGACCCGGCCTGGAGGCAATACCTGAGTCAATATTTGGAAGCGCCTTTAGTCAAAGCCTTTACCAGCCCAGAATTAGTCGCCACCGCCCAGGCCAAGGCCGCATTACACCAAAAAACCGGGGCTGATGTGGTGGATATGGAAGGGGGGCCAATTCTGGACTATGGCGCGAGCTTAAATCTGCCCGTGGCGATGGTGCGGGTCATTTCTGATACGGCGACCCAGGATTTACCAAATTTATCCCAGGCCATTGGGGGCGATGGCTCTCTTAATCCCCTATTACTCACCTGGGCCTTTCTCCAAAAACCCATTGCGGCTGGACATCTAATTACTGGCTCATTGCGGGGCCTGGGAAAATTAGAAAAAGTTGGGCAAGCTCTTGCCAGGGAGCGATCAGGGTTCCTGGTTCGGCCTACAGTCTGA
- a CDS encoding NADAR family protein, producing the protein MTIYFYHIDHPYGCFSNFSRHGFNLGGIYWPTAEHYYQSQKFINTGHAYLSQKIQLAPTPGEAAQIGRDPRHPLRPDWEQVKLEVMYAAIKAKFQAHADIQGVLLGTGDEYLVENSPVDSFWGCGANGQGLNHLGRLLMQLRQELRQENSP; encoded by the coding sequence ATGACGATTTATTTTTATCACATTGATCATCCCTATGGCTGTTTCTCTAATTTTTCTCGACATGGCTTTAACTTAGGCGGTATTTACTGGCCAACCGCAGAGCATTATTACCAGTCCCAAAAGTTTATCAATACCGGCCACGCCTATCTATCCCAAAAGATTCAATTAGCCCCAACTCCCGGTGAAGCAGCCCAAATTGGCCGAGATCCCCGCCACCCCCTCCGGCCCGATTGGGAACAGGTCAAGCTAGAGGTGATGTATGCGGCCATCAAAGCAAAGTTTCAGGCCCATGCCGATATTCAAGGGGTTTTGCTTGGAACCGGCGACGAATATTTAGTAGAAAATTCCCCTGTGGATAGTTTTTGGGGCTGTGGGGCCAATGGTCAAGGGTTGAATCATCTGGGGCGGTTATTGATGCAATTGCGCCAAGAACTACGTCAGGAAAATTCCCCTTAA
- the cysW gene encoding sulfate ABC transporter permease subunit CysW translates to MSSNKPVSSPNSQRKSWVPIVLILIAVGYVALVLLIPAANVFYQAFSKGFGPFVDTLKLHDFQVAVGLTISLALIAVPVNTFFGLCAAWALARKRFPGRTLILSIIDLPFSISPVVAGLMIVLVYGRVGWLGPWLLDHNIQVVFAFPGMVLATIFVSLPFVAREVIPVLEEVGPEQEEAAKILGANEWQTFWRVTLPNIRWGLLYGVLLTNARAMGEFGAVAVVSGNIAGKTQSLPLFVEEAYKNYQTESAYGAAVILGLLAVFTLVVQELLERRTRIKEVE, encoded by the coding sequence ATGTCATCAAATAAGCCGGTTAGTTCACCCAACTCCCAACGCAAATCCTGGGTGCCGATTGTCTTAATTCTGATTGCCGTGGGCTATGTAGCTTTAGTCCTATTGATTCCAGCGGCTAATGTTTTTTACCAGGCCTTTAGCAAAGGCTTTGGCCCTTTTGTGGACACATTGAAGCTCCATGATTTCCAAGTGGCCGTTGGCCTCACAATCAGCCTGGCTTTAATTGCCGTGCCCGTGAATACGTTTTTTGGCCTCTGTGCAGCTTGGGCCTTAGCTCGGAAACGCTTTCCCGGCCGGACACTCATCCTTAGTATTATTGATCTTCCCTTTTCAATCTCCCCAGTTGTTGCGGGGTTAATGATTGTGTTGGTTTATGGTCGGGTCGGGTGGCTCGGTCCCTGGTTACTGGATCACAACATCCAAGTGGTGTTTGCCTTTCCGGGCATGGTCTTAGCCACAATCTTCGTTAGCCTGCCATTCGTGGCCCGAGAAGTCATCCCGGTCTTAGAAGAAGTGGGGCCTGAGCAGGAGGAAGCCGCCAAAATTCTCGGTGCTAATGAATGGCAAACCTTTTGGCGAGTCACCCTCCCAAATATTCGCTGGGGCTTGCTCTATGGGGTTTTGTTAACCAATGCCCGGGCGATGGGAGAATTTGGGGCGGTGGCCGTTGTCTCCGGAAATATTGCTGGGAAAACCCAAAGTTTACCACTCTTTGTTGAAGAAGCTTACAAAAACTACCAGACTGAAAGTGCCTATGGGGCGGCGGTAATTTTGGGACTATTGGCTGTGTTTACGTTGGTGGTACAAGAACTTCTAGAGCGACGGACTAGAATTAAGGAGGTTGAGTAA
- a CDS encoding NIL domain-containing protein, with the protein MTTFPLEAEDLPLGEERLTQKHIRVRIDKNYVSDPVICELIVKFQLTINIKGALLAPNSREDGWFDLELTGKATQIDNALSYLNDLNLEIIPETDIDGW; encoded by the coding sequence ATGACTACATTTCCCCTGGAAGCTGAAGATTTACCCTTAGGAGAGGAGCGATTAACCCAAAAACACATTCGGGTTAGGATTGATAAAAACTATGTATCTGATCCGGTGATTTGCGAGTTAATTGTCAAGTTCCAACTCACGATCAATATCAAAGGGGCATTGCTGGCTCCCAACTCTCGGGAAGATGGCTGGTTTGATTTAGAACTGACCGGAAAAGCAACCCAAATTGACAACGCCCTTAGCTATCTCAATGATCTCAATCTAGAAATCATACCCGAGACAGATATTGATGGTTGGTAA
- the arsJ gene encoding organoarsenical effux MFS transporter ArsJ — translation MGAAKTGVANLRNYVLVTVAYWGFTITDGALRMLVLLYFNQIGYSPLDIALLFLFYEIFGIITNFLGGWIGSQFGLKLTLYSGIALQIVSLVMLSPLEPSWPIAFAVPYVMVAQAFSGIAKDLTKMSSKSAIRLVVPQTAQSQLFKWVAILTGSKNALKGVGFFVGALLLGWVGFQQSLWIMAAGLAIVLLTGLLLPAGMGKIKAKVKFQQLFSKSKEINILSAARFFLFGARDVWFVVGLPVFLRSVLGWSFYQVGGFLAIWVIGYGLVQSFAPTLLNRFNQGQAPQAATIRFWTFTLTAIPGLIAMALETALNPNLVIIVGLLVFGVIFAFNSAVHSYLVLAFTDDDKVALNVGFYYMANSGGRLLGTVLSGWVYQTAGLGGCLWVSLVFVLVAGLITLKLPNPEPRPLGT, via the coding sequence ATGGGAGCAGCTAAAACAGGGGTGGCTAATCTCCGCAATTATGTGCTGGTGACGGTGGCCTACTGGGGCTTCACGATTACTGACGGGGCCTTACGGATGTTGGTGCTCCTCTATTTCAACCAAATTGGCTATTCTCCCCTCGATATTGCCCTATTATTTTTATTTTATGAAATCTTTGGCATCATCACTAACTTTCTCGGGGGTTGGATTGGCTCCCAATTTGGATTGAAACTCACCCTCTACAGCGGCATTGCCCTCCAGATTGTCTCCTTGGTGATGTTGTCCCCCCTCGAACCGAGTTGGCCCATCGCCTTTGCAGTCCCCTATGTGATGGTGGCCCAGGCCTTTTCGGGGATTGCTAAGGATCTGACGAAAATGAGTTCTAAAAGTGCAATTCGCTTAGTCGTTCCCCAAACGGCCCAGAGTCAATTATTCAAGTGGGTGGCGATTCTGACGGGATCGAAAAATGCCCTCAAGGGGGTGGGGTTCTTTGTCGGGGCCTTGTTGCTGGGCTGGGTGGGGTTTCAACAGTCCCTCTGGATCATGGCGGCGGGCTTGGCGATTGTCCTCTTGACGGGGCTGTTATTGCCAGCGGGGATGGGGAAAATCAAAGCCAAAGTGAAGTTCCAACAATTGTTTTCTAAAAGTAAGGAGATTAACATTCTTTCGGCCGCCCGGTTTTTTCTGTTTGGGGCCCGGGATGTTTGGTTTGTGGTCGGCCTGCCTGTTTTTTTGCGGAGTGTCTTGGGTTGGTCGTTCTATCAAGTCGGGGGCTTTTTAGCGATTTGGGTGATTGGCTATGGCCTGGTGCAGTCCTTTGCCCCCACCTTACTCAATCGGTTTAACCAGGGCCAGGCCCCCCAAGCAGCCACGATTCGCTTTTGGACATTTACCTTAACCGCCATCCCCGGATTGATTGCCATGGCCTTAGAAACGGCTCTGAACCCCAATCTTGTGATTATTGTTGGGCTGTTAGTCTTTGGCGTGATTTTTGCCTTTAATTCAGCAGTCCATTCCTATCTCGTATTAGCCTTTACAGACGATGACAAGGTGGCCCTGAATGTCGGCTTTTATTACATGGCCAATTCTGGAGGGAGACTATTGGGGACTGTCCTCTCGGGTTGGGTGTATCAGACGGCGGGCCTGGGAGGTTGTTTATGGGTATCGTTGGTATTTGTTTTGGTGGCAGGCTTAATTACCTTAAAACTTCCGAATCCAGAACCGAGGCCCCTAGGAACCTAA
- the cysT gene encoding sulfate ABC transporter permease subunit CysT, producing the protein MTTTTTPIPPTQPLPGSRAKSQNWLSKLWHLHWTWRVTWGYLAVMLLIPTVLMLLKAIQEGPGKFWEVATSPIALSTYDVTFVTAFIAAVINGLFGTLIAWVLIRYTFPGKRFLEGVIDLPFALPTAVAGLTLATVYSNNGWIGSMFAPFGIQISFTRLGVGIAMVFISLPFVVRTVQPVLGEIEKELEEAAWCLGASQWQTFWRVLLPPILPAILTGIALGFSRAVGEYGSTVIISSNIPFKDLIAPVLVFQNLEAYDYTGATIIGTVMLLLSLLLLFVINFIQAWGQRYVIK; encoded by the coding sequence ATGACAACCACTACGACTCCCATTCCACCGACACAACCGCTCCCCGGTAGTCGAGCAAAATCTCAAAACTGGCTTTCTAAGCTCTGGCATTTGCATTGGACTTGGCGAGTCACTTGGGGCTATCTCGCGGTAATGCTCCTGATCCCGACCGTTTTGATGCTCTTGAAAGCAATTCAGGAAGGGCCAGGCAAGTTTTGGGAAGTGGCGACCAGTCCAATTGCGCTTTCAACCTACGATGTCACCTTTGTCACGGCTTTTATTGCAGCGGTGATCAATGGCCTGTTTGGAACACTCATTGCTTGGGTTTTGATTCGGTATACATTTCCAGGTAAGCGATTTTTGGAAGGGGTGATTGACTTGCCCTTTGCCTTGCCCACTGCGGTTGCGGGTTTAACCTTGGCAACAGTCTATAGCAACAATGGCTGGATTGGGTCAATGTTTGCCCCCTTTGGAATTCAGATTTCCTTTACCCGCTTGGGGGTGGGGATCGCGATGGTATTTATTTCCTTACCCTTTGTCGTCCGCACCGTGCAGCCTGTTTTAGGAGAAATCGAAAAGGAATTAGAGGAGGCAGCTTGGTGTTTAGGGGCAAGTCAGTGGCAGACCTTTTGGCGAGTTTTACTACCTCCGATTTTACCAGCAATTTTAACGGGGATTGCCCTAGGTTTTTCGCGGGCCGTGGGGGAATATGGCTCAACGGTGATTATTTCCTCCAACATTCCCTTTAAGGATCTGATTGCGCCAGTTTTGGTCTTTCAAAATCTAGAAGCCTATGACTATACGGGGGCAACGATTATTGGCACCGTCATGTTGCTATTGTCCTTACTTTTATTGTTTGTGATTAACTTTATCCAGGCCTGGGGGCAACGCTATGTCATCAAATAA